GTATGAGAAATTTTTCCAATATGTCCAGCATCCTGAAGAGAGTAGCTCACGTTAAACAGCAGAAAAATAAGGCATGTGCAGATAGTAGTTTACTAACGCCAATGATGTTCACATGTTCAATCATCCAATACAGAATAAGACGAAGCTCTGTCATGGATAAACTATCCAAAAAACTTAAGCAACTAGATGAAGATACaataatgattttatattatacatCCCCCATGTAAGAGACCTTTAGGTTCAAAGCATGGACATATGACAATGCAAAAATCCATCAGTCTTATGTTGAAATTCaacttcttagttcttattagAAAAATAAGGGCATCAAGGATCAAAACTAAACTCTAGAGTGCACTTGGTTATAGAGACTCTAGTACGATGTCATAAACAAACTACCCAAAAGCTTAAGGTGTTAAGTGAAGAcaaatgaatggttttatattatatttctaacactctTCAACCTATACTCATGCATTTATGTCTCAAAACAGGAATCTGGAAAGGGGAATATTAGAGTAAAATAACTATAATTCCAGTCACTTTCGTGCGGAATCCATCCTAACTTAAAAGGTTACTCAGAAAAAGTATCAAACGTAATCTGAAGGTAGACTACATATTTACCTTACAGAATAGCTAAACAAAAGAACTTTGTCACCATGTGAAATCCATGAGAACAATAGTTTTTCAAGTGCTCGCATTTTGCCACAATCTTTCACATCACTTAGACCCATGAAACTCTCATTCTGCATGTTCCCACCCACTAAATCAATATCAGGGCCAAAGACAGCAGCAGCAAACTCAGCATCTTTAATTTGTTTGTCAGGATCATCTTTGGGGTTTGGCTTAATCAGCTCAAGGTGATTGCTTATCTAGCATAAAGAAACagcaatattaaaaataatgcAAAAGAGCATCATGAACATGATCTTAAACAAGCTTGTTCATGGAAGCAGGACATAAACATGGTGTAAACTGAAAGGCAACAGTGCTTAACACTTTTTAACCAAAGGTTAAGGCTGGATTTTAATTGCCGAGAGACTAACTGTGCCTTGTACAACATTATcttaaaagacaaaaaaaacatCAATGAAATTTGCAATTCAATCAAATCACAGATCCTTGGTTCACTTAGAAGTTATTTTTCCTAGAAATTATGATACTATTACTTGGCACTGGTTTCGAAAACTTCTTTTATATCAAATCCTAAGACTCATCTAAGCATTTATTTCTCCACAGAGCAAGTAGATCTCATTCAAGTACATAATTTAATGTGAAAATAGAGAATTTTGTACATAAACGAGATCTAGAAAAGTCATTAGTTAATCATTTAACTTTTAGCAAAATATATCTTCTCGAGTTCAGCCATtgcctttctttcttttccggTTTTCCCTCTTAAAATTATTGATTGCTCTTAAGGATATTTTGCAATGAAAATGTAATAAAAATAGAGGTAAAAAATTTCAAAGGTCTCACTTTACCTGTTGAAGCTTGAGGAGGCATGGAAGGACAATGCAAAAGGGGCATGAATCACAACCATTTTCCTTATCTCTATGATAGTAAGGCCAAATAGCTCCATCGTGTATCAGCCTTTTACAACATTCAACTTGAGTAAGAGGGCTACCACAACTACAAGGCAGGTCTTTATTTATAAGGCACTGAATATCGGGAAGCTGTAACATTCTTCTGTAAACACGTTTTTGCAAATCACTCATTGCACAGAATACAATGTTATCTTCCTTCCCCATCATAAGATGCCCAATGGTCTCCTCCTTTGTCCTTCTCAACATATATTTACGAAGAACTGTCACAAGGTGTTGCTTTCTCTTATTAGCAATTTGGACAAACCTATCAGGAGCAGTTGACCTCTGGCCCAGCTTAAGGGGTTCATCGTAGAAATCATGAAAGTGTTCCCTTGTTCCAAGGGATCCAGGTGCAACCCAGTCAAAGAGATTGAACAATTCCATAATCTTATTTTGCATTACGGTCCCAGTAAGACCATAGCGTCTCAGGGTTTTGATTTCTAAACATGCTTTATAGAGTTTTGATCTATCATTCTTAAGTCGATGAGCCTCATCAATAATCACGACGTTCCAGTTGATATCTAAAAAGGATCTGCCATGAATTCTGTAACTGTCAAAACTGGTAATAAGTATCTCCACTCCATTTGCTTGCAATTTATCATATACCAGATCCCGGTTTGCACCATGATAAATGGAAACACTGAAGTTAGACCACTTAGAGAATTCGTCCTCCCAGTTGTGAATAACAGAACTTGGGCAAATTATTAATACCGGGTCTCTTTTCTTTACCCAGTTTTCACTTAGAACAGACTCTCCTTCTTTACCAAAGATGGCAGCAAGAAATGCTATAGCTTGAATGGTCTTTCCAAGACCCCTGTTTCAAATTTCAACATCCCAAAATGAACTTCCACTTGGTAATTGAAGTCAGAATTGTGATAAAAAGAACCAAATTTCACAAGAACAGAAGAAAAGTATAAAAAGTAAAAGTATACCAACAAATAAAAGACACAAAACAGAATATAAAGTCCACAAAAAAGGAATTCGTAGGGCTTGAATATGATCAGCAGATGTGATGTAACCATAGTTTTACAATGTTCAAGAAGAAAACTCAGAGAAGATGAAAAGTGGAGAAAGACATTTGCTAATTAAGTGAAAAGGCCTGGGATACAGAATAGAAAATTACTCAGTACCCAAATGTCTTTAAATTCTAAAACAAGAAACAATTGATTAAGAAAATGAATAATAAGGGCATTCCAGTGCATGAAAGCCCCTGCTATGTGCGGGATCAGGGGAAGGGCCCGACGACTACTTGGTCTATTGTATGCAGAAACTTCTCTTCCTTTTTGGGTAAGTTGAAACATAAAATCTTTATATCTTGGAGGATATAACATTATTGGTATGTATTTTGTGAGgtgagaaatgaatatatataatatatatatatatatatatatatatataatataaatatatatacacataggCTCTTAATACAAAGTttgaatgaatatttttttggaTAATAGTGGAAGGTATTATGAACATTACATGACTCATAATGGGTAAAATTCATCTTAGCCCCATAAAATGCATCACCTTTTTCAGACCTTGTTCCTCTGAATTTTTCTTTCCATCACTTAAATCCTCATGGTGTCTGGTTTAAACCTTGAATTCCAAACATTACATTTTCAATTAAACCAAATCGAAGTTAACCTCCAAACGGTAAGAACCAAACTTCATTGGGATTATGTGAtaagtaaaaaaattaagaggGCTTCGGTAGCAACGTGGTTATACCAGTTCTGTTGTACCAAAAACGGAAGGTTCACTTAAAAGGAATCATGAACGGGGtttagagataaaaataaaagtttaGGGGATTAGGCTGAGAAAGTTCTATATTTCAGTGAGGTGAAATGCATTTTTACTAACAGCACGAACCATGGTTTGCACGACTGGGTTCTCAAGAGACCTGATAGTATATCATCCATAAGCATGTGGTTGAAAActtgaaaaaagaagaaaaccaaaaaaTGCCCATCATGATTATGTTCTATAAGATAGGTATCAACCCATTAAAACTTTCAAAATAAGACAAATTCCACATTATGTTTGCGATCGAGGATAACATAACAGAATTGATTTGTCACCTACACACACATCAATGTATCTATATAATATGCATAATGCAGTGCTAAATTATCTGCATGATacattaaataaaacaaaagaataGAAATCCATGACGATAAGAACACGCCTGAACCCAAAAGGGAAACAGATAGAAAGTAAGGATATAACATGTAACTCACATGTCATCTCCAAGGATGCCTCCATGATTGTTCTTGTACAAACCATACAAGAACTTCACTCCCTCTCTTTGATACTCAAGCAGTCTACAATTTATAGACGCAGGGACCTGAAACAGTAAACAACTAAAGTTCTAAACGTGTGCTGATAGTGCATAGTACTCATGATCATCTACAGCGGCGGATCTTCATTATGACagttatttatatatatttacataattattaaaaatcaaCTACATTTCCATAATATCCTCTCAAGTCTCAAGCATTACTTAAAATGATCTATAAACTTAAATTTTagatatataataatttatgcATCAAATACTTTTTGGCTCCTGCAAGCTTTTTGTTCAAGCTCTACCTCtaataatctatataaaaacTACAACATCTAATAAATTCATAAACATGAAATTGTAAACAACCAATAATCAGAAAGAAATACAAAACCAACCAAAATGAGATGACCCAGTTGAACCTACTATTGGGAAATTTATTCAGTGCCATAACTAACCAATTGAGTTAAGCACAATGAAGTCTGCTAAAGCCTAAAGGCTCAATTGCATAAATAGAtgccaaaaaaaattctttttttaagTGGGATTCAATCATCCTGTGCATAAATGCAATCATTGTGATGACTATAAATACAGAGGAGAAAGTAGCAGTAGTGACCTGAACAACAGGAGCTTCTCCTTGTGAAGACAACACTAAAGACTCAAAGGGTCCAGTGTGATCAAATTGAAACTGGGATGTTTTGGCTGTGCAGAATTTCGCCCTGTTTAActctggctcttcttcttcttgttcttcttgttcttgttctggTTCTTGTTTTGGTTGTTGTtgatgggtttgggtttgggagTGAAGGGGAATGTGGGGTTGAAGAGTTGGCTCTTGAAGTCGGAGAAGCTGGAGGGAGAGAGAGGATTTAGGGGGTATTCGATGGATTGGGAATTGGGAATCAGAAGAGTGGAGAATCGAATTGCGGTGTGTTTGGGTaagggatgaagaagaagaaggtggttgtgattgtgattgtgattgctGGGTTGTGCAATGTCTCAGAGTTTCCTTCAGAGCCTGCAGCGACATGGcacgaagagagagagagagagagagagagagaacgttTAGATTTTGTTCAAACTTTGATGCTTCTATTTTCTTAACCGACACAGTACAAGGTGTCTACATAACCCTTGACAAAGTTTAAGGTAGAATACCTAATCCTAGGTTGACGATTCTAGAATCTAGACTCAATTCCATTTGCATAATTGTTATCTAATGAGATGTATGAATATTTCATATCAACATTTCATActcaaaataattatttttatctttcaaTAATTTTTACACTTTATTCAATTTATAGTACAAAGTGCTTGATgaacacaaaagaaaaaaaaatagaagtgtCATTCTTAAATATCTTGCATGTCGGCACAGGAAATTGTAACACTACTTGAAATAATGAAAATATCTCTTTGAGAAACACCCACATTTTCTGACACTACTTTGCGTATAATGTCACTGTCATTAAATATTACAGTCATCTACATCACTTTCCACGTTGTACTCATGAGTGACTCAATCCCCAACTCCTCAATGTATATTGTTATGCCATCCTTATATGACTTCGTCTctctaaatatattaatttagcTAGCAAGTACAACTTGATTACATTTACGTcggtaaaaaatataattttatgctattgatatattttaatttatactaaatttaatatatttcatgTTCAACAAGTGACCCATTAATTTAGTGTATACTGTATTGATTAAGTCGATGATCAATATGAATCCCAAAAGAGATTGGTAATCTACGCTACAGTTAAAACACCCTTGGACACCGACATTTGTGGCGATTTAAACCGCCTCAAAATTGTGAAATTACCAACAAATGCATATTTTTCAAGGTTACAACTTTGTGGTGGTcctaaaccgccacaaaaatgGATGTCTGGACACCTTTTGGTACGAATCACCCCTGTATGAATCCGATTATATACTAGAAGGAATATTTTTTACTTGCATATATTTGTAAGTCAATAtggactttttttttaatccaatcAATGTGGACCTTTATACTAATTTACTTGTCTAAGAAAATGTGTTGAGACATATATTGAGTTATGGACTTAAAAATTGGCTTAGACTTAGTTCCATTTCCTTTGGGCCAAGCATCCATTGGGTCATGTGAAGCATAATAAGCACCCGTAATTCAAAGCATGCATCAGACAAAAAAAAGGCCCAAGCATAATGTCTTGCTTGAAAATAAAGCCTGAAAATAACAATTAGCCTTCGAACGAAAAAAAAGTTAGGCCATtacttgacaaaaaaaattataccattatagtaaaaataaataatgtttATCGaatgaaatatataaaaaatttatatgaatatttcataataaaaataactatttttatctttccataattttttttccttttatgcactttatttaatttatagtaTGAAGTGcaaagaaataatttttttttgttagaaagcagcgaaaaaaaaaatagaagtcTCACTCTTGAGTGCCTTGCAT
This portion of the Lotus japonicus ecotype B-129 chromosome 3, LjGifu_v1.2 genome encodes:
- the LOC130746887 gene encoding switch 2, which translates into the protein MSLQALKETLRHCTTQQSQSQSQPPSSSSSLTQTHRNSILHSSDSQFPIHRIPPKSSLSLQLLRLQEPTLQPHIPLHSQTQTHQQQPKQEPEQEQEEQEEEEPELNRAKFCTAKTSQFQFDHTGPFESLVLSSQGEAPVVQVPASINCRLLEYQREGVKFLYGLYKNNHGGILGDDMGLGKTIQAIAFLAAIFGKEGESVLSENWVKKRDPVLIICPSSVIHNWEDEFSKWSNFSVSIYHGANRDLVYDKLQANGVEILITSFDSYRIHGRSFLDINWNVVIIDEAHRLKNDRSKLYKACLEIKTLRRYGLTGTVMQNKIMELFNLFDWVAPGSLGTREHFHDFYDEPLKLGQRSTAPDRFVQIANKRKQHLVTVLRKYMLRRTKEETIGHLMMGKEDNIVFCAMSDLQKRVYRRMLQLPDIQCLINKDLPCSCGSPLTQVECCKRLIHDGAIWPYYHRDKENGCDSCPFCIVLPCLLKLQQISNHLELIKPNPKDDPDKQIKDAEFAAAVFGPDIDLVGGNMQNESFMGLSDVKDCGKMRALEKLLFSWISHGDKVLLFSYSVRMLDILEKFLIRKGYCFSRLDGSTPTSLRQSIVDDFNSSPSKQVFLISTRAGGLGLNLVSANRVVLFDPNWNPAHDLQAQDRSFRYGQKRQVMVFRLLSAGSLEELVYTRQVYKQQLSNIAVSGKMEKRYFEGVQDCKEFQGELFGICNLFRDLSDKLFTSEIIELHGASKEHGHKPEQEEKINHSEETGSLASESETKLCTESGTAATSKPDLAFEDLGIVYAHRNEDVVNSRPGIQEKKHTTTRSNDGLSEPSISSAHRRKKPDCVTKKQKLPLIDERKRTQYSLLAQFMGMGELAFSKWLLSASPLEREKVLVDYKKKKKIPHG